A region from the uncultured Macellibacteroides sp. genome encodes:
- a CDS encoding SusD/RagB family nutrient-binding outer membrane lipoprotein — translation MNKKIVQGLLLATTLIFGSCTDQLEEKYYNPEKSTTMSIPGFFTSALNSDRVRPSYWNVRTFLEMQPGVYAQTNYFGNGNTAYQQADSYCEQYWNDFYGRGIMSLYRAMEVTYANLPDADKKNQEIFMKAVKVVLYDRASQMVDLWGDIPFSEAGSLETNSTITNAKFDDSAELYATFIAGLDECATYFASASTTADFSKYDILLSGNVKKWQQYANSLRLRLLMRMSNANENTAKTKVLEMLNNPASYPLVDGAMASNYNPANVDVLLFPLTTYTDNLNSALSELNCNWAPDYLLNKVMAPSNDPRLPVFFDNTSKGYRAMPVESSTSWAEANYADYCYLDSTTFVQNAQMPGFVMTSSEVNFLKAEAFQRWGNSSDAKTAFETAVKQSVSFYYYVNNLNSAGLRKESKPSDSVIEAFIESGVSYTGTDAQKLALIYTQKWLHFGLWQANQAWAEYRRTDVPALTFPSEGKLSGYTTPPTRLIYPSGEVSNNSENYKSVAGKDTRSTKLFWDVK, via the coding sequence ATGAACAAGAAAATAGTACAAGGATTATTGTTGGCTACCACCCTTATTTTCGGTAGTTGTACAGATCAGCTTGAAGAAAAATATTACAATCCGGAAAAATCGACGACAATGAGCATACCCGGATTCTTTACCTCTGCTTTGAACAGCGACAGAGTTCGCCCTTCATACTGGAATGTAAGAACATTCCTGGAAATGCAACCCGGTGTATATGCCCAGACAAATTATTTTGGCAACGGAAATACGGCTTATCAACAAGCAGACAGTTATTGTGAACAATACTGGAACGATTTTTATGGCAGAGGGATCATGTCATTGTACAGAGCAATGGAAGTAACCTACGCAAATCTACCGGACGCAGACAAAAAGAATCAGGAGATCTTTATGAAAGCTGTTAAAGTTGTATTATACGACAGAGCTTCTCAAATGGTTGATCTTTGGGGTGACATTCCTTTCTCCGAAGCCGGAAGTCTGGAAACAAACAGTACAATCACAAATGCAAAATTTGATGATTCTGCCGAATTATATGCAACTTTTATCGCTGGTTTGGATGAATGCGCAACCTATTTTGCATCAGCTTCTACTACGGCCGATTTTAGCAAATACGATATTCTGTTGAGCGGTAATGTAAAGAAATGGCAACAGTATGCCAACTCTCTTCGCTTACGTCTTTTAATGAGAATGTCTAACGCGAACGAAAACACAGCAAAAACTAAGGTCCTGGAAATGCTTAATAACCCGGCTTCTTACCCATTGGTAGACGGTGCAATGGCAAGCAACTATAATCCAGCCAATGTGGATGTATTATTGTTCCCTCTTACCACCTACACAGACAACCTGAACTCGGCTTTAAGTGAACTAAATTGCAACTGGGCTCCGGATTATTTGCTGAACAAGGTAATGGCACCAAGTAACGACCCCCGCCTTCCGGTTTTCTTTGACAACACAAGCAAGGGATACCGTGCTATGCCTGTAGAATCAAGCACATCATGGGCCGAAGCAAACTATGCAGATTATTGTTATCTCGATTCAACTACGTTTGTGCAGAACGCACAGATGCCGGGTTTTGTAATGACATCCTCTGAAGTAAACTTCTTGAAAGCTGAAGCTTTCCAACGTTGGGGAAATTCTTCGGATGCAAAGACTGCTTTCGAAACTGCAGTAAAACAATCCGTATCTTTCTATTACTATGTAAACAACCTGAATTCAGCAGGTTTACGTAAAGAGTCTAAGCCTTCCGACAGCGTAATCGAAGCATTTATTGAAAGTGGCGTTAGTTATACAGGAACCGATGCACAGAAGTTAGCCTTGATTTATACTCAGAAGTGGCTTCACTTCGGCTTATGGCAGGCCAACCAGGCATGGGCCGAATATAGAAGGACAGATGTACCGGCACTTACATTCCCATCCGAAGGTAAACTTTCGGGGTACACAACACCTCCTACCCGTTTGATATATCCTTCAGGAGAAGTATCAAACAACTCAGAAAATTATAAAAGTGTAGCTGGCAAGGATACCCGCAGCACGAAGTTATTCTGGGACGTAAAGTAA
- a CDS encoding CidA/LrgA family protein yields MLSQVFYILFFFFSGEFISYFLGGFIPGSVIGMILLFLALVLGIVNPVKVKKVSTLLTQNMGLFFLPAGVGLMNSLGIISEYWVVIVTASVISTVLVIASVAIVQQKMGKEIKDNE; encoded by the coding sequence ATGCTTAGCCAAGTATTTTATATTCTCTTTTTTTTCTTTAGCGGCGAATTTATCAGCTACTTTCTTGGGGGCTTTATACCCGGAAGTGTGATTGGAATGATTCTTCTGTTTTTGGCGCTTGTTCTTGGGATTGTGAATCCTGTAAAAGTTAAAAAAGTATCGACACTTCTCACTCAAAACATGGGTCTTTTCTTTCTGCCTGCCGGAGTCGGACTTATGAATTCATTGGGCATTATCTCCGAATATTGGGTGGTTATCGTTACAGCATCTGTTATTAGTACGGTTCTGGTTATCGCAAGTGTAGCCATTGTTCAACAAAAAATGGGTAAGGAGATAAAAGACAATGAATAA
- a CDS encoding LrgB family protein, with the protein MNNLLESQIFILTLVIGTYLAASLLYRKTKLSILHPLLTSILVIIAILKVTGIQYESFKEGSKLIEFMLGPTVVALGYVLFEQMKNLKGNVISILTSLFIGAITGIVSVIGICKLMGANDILIATLQPKSVTTPIAMEIAEKSGGIPSLTAVIVVAVGIFGSMAGPMILRVLGIESRIAKGLALGASSHGIGTSVAIQIGAIEGAISGLAIGLMGIMTALLVPAIKLLLGLF; encoded by the coding sequence ATGAATAATCTGCTCGAATCCCAAATTTTTATACTCACGCTGGTAATAGGAACTTATCTTGCCGCCTCTTTGTTGTATAGAAAAACAAAGTTAAGTATACTGCACCCTTTGCTCACCTCAATTCTGGTTATTATTGCCATTCTTAAGGTGACTGGCATTCAATATGAATCATTCAAAGAGGGTAGTAAATTAATTGAATTCATGCTTGGTCCGACAGTCGTAGCATTGGGATATGTTCTTTTTGAACAGATGAAGAATCTGAAAGGGAATGTGATCTCAATCCTTACTTCGCTTTTTATTGGAGCAATCACCGGAATAGTGAGTGTAATTGGCATATGTAAACTAATGGGCGCCAACGATATCCTTATCGCCACACTCCAGCCTAAATCGGTTACAACACCGATTGCAATGGAAATTGCTGAAAAATCGGGAGGAATTCCATCACTCACAGCTGTTATAGTTGTTGCGGTTGGTATATTCGGGAGCATGGCCGGGCCAATGATTCTTAGAGTATTGGGTATTGAAAGCCGCATTGCCAAAGGTTTGGCTCTGGGAGCATCGTCTCATGGTATCGGCACTTCTGTAGCTATACAAATCGGAGCTATTGAAGGTGCAATTAGTGGTCTTGCCATCGGATTAATGGGCATTATGACGGCTCTTCTGGTTCCAGCCATCAAGCTACTCTTAGGCCTCTTCTAA
- the efp gene encoding elongation factor P yields the protein MASTADFRNGMCLDIDGTYYFIVEFLHVKPGKGPAFVRTKLKNVTTGRVIDKTWNSGVKVEEVRIERRPYQFLYKDEMGYNFMHPETFEQISIPGGTIDGVQFLKEGDTVEAMVHAATETVLTCELPVKVTLQVTYTEPGIKGDTATNTLKPATVETGAEVRVPLFINEGEFIEIDTRDGSYLGRVR from the coding sequence ATGGCTAGTACAGCAGATTTCAGAAACGGCATGTGCCTGGACATTGATGGAACATACTATTTCATCGTTGAATTTTTACATGTAAAACCAGGTAAAGGACCGGCTTTTGTAAGAACTAAACTTAAAAATGTTACCACAGGTCGCGTAATCGATAAAACATGGAACTCGGGTGTTAAGGTAGAGGAAGTTCGTATTGAACGTCGTCCTTACCAATTCTTATATAAGGATGAAATGGGGTACAACTTTATGCACCCTGAAACATTCGAACAGATTTCAATTCCCGGAGGCACAATAGATGGCGTACAGTTTTTAAAAGAAGGCGATACTGTAGAAGCAATGGTTCACGCTGCAACAGAAACAGTGCTTACCTGCGAATTACCTGTTAAGGTTACGCTTCAGGTTACCTATACAGAACCGGGCATTAAAGGAGATACAGCAACCAACACACTGAAACCTGCAACTGTTGAAACCGGTGCAGAAGTACGTGTTCCTTTATTTATCAACGAAGGAGAATTTATTGAAATCGACACACGCGACGGATCCTATCTTGGACGTGTTCGTTAA
- the radC gene encoding DNA repair protein RadC, which produces MSEKTNNLPIKSWATEDRPREKMLLKGISALSDAELLAILIGSGNSDETAVQLSQRILHRAENNLNSLGKLSVNDLISEFKGIGQAKAITICAAMELGKRRGASETLQRSVIRCSNDGYQLFHPHLCDLPHEELWLALMNRSAKVIDRVKISQGGTGETSADIQLMLKAAITSLATGIILCHNHPSGNTQPSLSDDRLTHKLYKSAKLMDISLLDHIIVCDGCYYSYADEGRLTPQEERI; this is translated from the coding sequence ATGTCTGAAAAAACCAACAACCTCCCCATCAAATCATGGGCTACGGAAGACCGTCCCCGCGAGAAAATGCTGCTTAAAGGAATTTCGGCTCTAAGCGATGCCGAGCTACTTGCCATCCTTATCGGATCTGGCAACAGCGATGAAACTGCCGTACAGCTGTCGCAGCGCATACTTCATCGGGCAGAAAATAATCTAAATTCATTGGGCAAACTATCAGTCAACGACCTTATCTCCGAATTCAAGGGAATAGGCCAGGCAAAGGCCATAACAATTTGCGCCGCGATGGAGTTAGGAAAACGCAGGGGAGCAAGCGAAACGCTCCAGAGATCGGTGATACGGTGCAGCAATGACGGCTATCAGCTTTTTCACCCCCATCTTTGCGATCTGCCTCACGAAGAACTGTGGCTGGCATTAATGAACCGATCTGCCAAAGTGATCGACCGGGTAAAGATTAGTCAGGGCGGCACCGGCGAAACATCAGCCGATATCCAGTTAATGCTTAAAGCTGCTATTACAAGCCTTGCCACGGGGATCATTCTTTGCCATAATCACCCTTCAGGAAATACACAACCAAGTCTGAGCGACGATCGTCTTACGCACAAACTATATAAATCAGCCAAATTAATGGATATTTCTCTCCTTGACCATATCATAGTATGCGACGGATGCTACTATAGCTATGCCGACGAAGGACGATTGACTCCGCAAGAGGAGAGAATCTAA
- a CDS encoding iron-sulfur cluster assembly protein, with amino-acid sequence MNNEFLQTEEAIVAMLKTVYDPEIPVNVYDLGLIYKVDVDDEKNVRIDMTLTAPNCPAVDFLVEDVRMKVESVDGVKNVEINLVFEPEWHKDMMSEEAKLELGFL; translated from the coding sequence ATGAACAACGAATTTCTGCAAACTGAAGAAGCTATCGTAGCGATGCTTAAAACAGTATATGATCCGGAAATCCCGGTTAATGTGTATGACCTGGGACTGATATACAAAGTAGATGTAGACGACGAAAAGAACGTACGCATCGACATGACTCTCACCGCCCCCAACTGCCCGGCTGTAGACTTCCTCGTTGAAGATGTACGGATGAAGGTGGAAAGTGTGGACGGTGTAAAGAATGTGGAGATAAACCTGGTATTCGAACCCGAATGGCACAAAGATATGATGTCTGAAGAGGCCAAGCTGGAACTGGGATTTCTCTAA
- a CDS encoding UDP-2,3-diacylglucosamine diphosphatase, translating to MEKGKKIYFASDAHLGARFHADPRAIELKLVRWLDSIKENASSIYLLGDMFDYWYEYKYVVPKGYTRFLGKLAELSDMGIEIHLFIGNHDIWMFDYLEKEIGAVIHREPITVDLLGKRFFLAHGDEVDDRSLAFRFIRGLFRNKFCQWLYGGIHPRWTFGFAMGWSLSSRKNGLVREDKYEGEASEYLVAFAKKYLKTHPDINFFIFGHRHVMLDLLLTRTSRLLIGGDWMQFFSYIEWDGTTLFLDQFEG from the coding sequence ATGGAAAAAGGGAAAAAAATATACTTTGCGTCCGACGCCCATCTGGGTGCCCGTTTTCATGCCGACCCCAGAGCTATTGAACTGAAACTGGTCCGATGGCTCGACAGCATCAAAGAAAATGCTTCGTCCATATACCTGCTGGGCGATATGTTCGATTACTGGTATGAATACAAGTACGTAGTACCCAAAGGATACACCCGTTTTCTTGGAAAACTGGCCGAGCTGTCTGATATGGGTATCGAAATTCACCTTTTTATAGGGAATCACGATATCTGGATGTTCGATTACCTGGAAAAAGAGATAGGTGCAGTGATTCACCGCGAACCCATTACTGTCGATTTACTGGGAAAGCGCTTTTTTCTGGCTCACGGAGACGAAGTTGACGACCGTAGCCTTGCCTTCCGGTTTATCCGTGGGTTATTCCGAAACAAGTTTTGCCAATGGCTGTATGGCGGAATCCATCCCCGGTGGACTTTTGGATTTGCTATGGGGTGGTCTCTTAGTAGCCGAAAAAACGGGTTAGTACGCGAAGATAAGTACGAGGGAGAAGCTTCCGAATACCTTGTTGCCTTTGCCAAAAAGTATCTTAAGACTCATCCGGATATCAACTTCTTTATTTTCGGACATCGGCATGTTATGCTGGACCTATTGCTAACCCGAACATCGCGTTTACTGATCGGCGGCGACTGGATGCAGTTCTTTTCCTATATTGAATGGGATGGAACAACCCTGTTTCTGGATCAGTTCGAAGGGTAA
- a CDS encoding acetate kinase, protein MIILVLNCGSSSVKYKLFDMERQEVMAQGGVEKLGLPGSFLKFTMPNGEKVVLEKELPEHNVAIQFILSILTHEKYGCIKSYNEIDAVGHRVVHGGEKFSSSVQITNEVIGKVVECIDLAPLHNPPNLKGIRAMESLIPGIPQVAVFDTAFHQTMPDYAYMYGLPYSLYKKYGIRRYGFHGTSHRFVSQRACDVLGVPYEKQRIITAHIGNGGSITAIKDGKSIDTTMGLTPVEGLLMGTRCGDVDAGALSFIMDKEGLNAAGLSDLINKQSGVMGLSNISSDMREIEAAIEEGDKKAILTMNVFNYRIKKYIGAYAAALGGLDILVFTGGVGENQWSTRTEVCRDMEFMGIKLDEAKNDHMRGKEMVISTPDSKVTVIVVPTDEELTIAKDTLEILSK, encoded by the coding sequence ATGATAATTTTAGTTTTGAATTGCGGTAGTTCATCCGTAAAGTACAAGCTGTTTGATATGGAGCGTCAGGAAGTGATGGCTCAGGGAGGTGTGGAAAAGCTCGGTTTACCCGGATCTTTTCTTAAATTTACCATGCCCAACGGCGAAAAGGTAGTTCTCGAAAAGGAGTTGCCCGAGCATAATGTGGCTATTCAGTTTATTTTGAGCATTCTTACGCACGAAAAATACGGTTGTATTAAATCGTATAATGAAATTGACGCAGTAGGCCACCGTGTTGTTCACGGAGGAGAAAAGTTTAGCAGCAGTGTACAGATTACTAACGAGGTAATTGGTAAGGTTGTTGAATGTATTGACCTTGCTCCCCTTCATAACCCTCCTAACTTAAAGGGTATACGTGCCATGGAATCGTTGATTCCGGGTATACCTCAGGTTGCAGTGTTTGATACGGCTTTCCATCAGACAATGCCTGATTATGCTTATATGTATGGCTTGCCTTATTCTTTGTATAAGAAATATGGTATCCGCCGTTATGGATTCCATGGAACAAGTCACCGTTTTGTATCTCAGCGTGCTTGTGATGTTTTGGGCGTACCCTACGAAAAGCAACGGATCATTACTGCTCACATTGGTAATGGTGGTTCAATTACTGCTATTAAGGATGGCAAGAGCATCGATACAACCATGGGGCTTACACCAGTGGAAGGTTTGCTGATGGGAACACGTTGCGGAGATGTAGATGCCGGAGCTTTGTCTTTTATTATGGACAAAGAAGGTTTAAATGCCGCTGGCCTGTCAGATTTGATCAACAAGCAAAGTGGAGTAATGGGCCTTTCCAATATTTCTTCTGATATGCGTGAAATTGAAGCAGCTATAGAAGAAGGCGATAAGAAAGCGATTCTGACGATGAATGTATTTAATTACCGCATCAAGAAATATATCGGAGCTTACGCTGCAGCATTAGGCGGATTGGATATTCTGGTTTTTACCGGCGGTGTTGGCGAGAACCAGTGGTCTACACGTACTGAGGTTTGTCGTGATATGGAATTCATGGGTATTAAGCTTGATGAAGCTAAAAACGACCACATGCGTGGAAAAGAAATGGTGATTAGTACGCCGGACAGTAAAGTGACTGTGATCGTTGTTCCAACGGACGAGGAACTTACTATAGCTAAAGATACGCTGGAAATTCTAAGCAAATAA
- the pta gene encoding phosphate acetyltransferase produces MDLMQDIIARAKANKQRIVLPEGTEERTLRAADKLLADGVANIILIGNHAEINDLSAAYELKNIGLATIVDPLNHEKKEAYADLLFQLRQKKGMTPEKAAVLVENPLYLGCLMIKAGDADGEIAGAQNTTGDVLRPALQIVKTAPGISCVSGAFLMFLKDKSYGSDGILVFADCAVMPNPTSAELAQIAVSTAQTTRDIVGVEPKVAMLSFSTKGSASHEMVDKVVEATRLAKEMAPDLKIDGELQADAAIVEVVALKKAPESEIAGQANVLVFPTLEVGNIAYKLVQRLAGAEAVGPILQGIAAPVNDLSRGCSVDDIYKMVAVAANQSIGLKASAK; encoded by the coding sequence ATGGACTTAATGCAAGACATTATTGCACGCGCTAAAGCTAACAAGCAACGTATCGTTCTTCCCGAAGGGACCGAAGAAAGAACTCTTCGTGCCGCCGACAAATTATTGGCAGATGGTGTTGCCAACATCATTTTAATTGGAAATCATGCAGAAATTAACGATCTATCTGCTGCTTACGAATTGAAAAATATTGGTCTTGCTACAATTGTTGATCCGTTAAATCATGAAAAGAAAGAGGCGTATGCCGACTTGCTTTTCCAGTTGAGACAGAAAAAAGGCATGACTCCCGAAAAGGCGGCTGTCTTGGTAGAAAATCCCCTGTATCTGGGCTGTTTGATGATTAAGGCTGGAGATGCCGACGGAGAGATTGCCGGTGCGCAGAATACAACAGGCGATGTATTGAGACCTGCTCTTCAGATTGTAAAGACTGCTCCGGGTATTAGCTGTGTTTCAGGTGCATTTTTGATGTTCCTTAAAGATAAGTCCTACGGAAGTGATGGAATTTTAGTGTTTGCTGATTGTGCTGTTATGCCTAATCCAACCTCTGCCGAACTGGCACAGATTGCAGTGTCTACAGCTCAGACAACACGTGATATAGTTGGTGTGGAACCTAAAGTGGCTATGTTAAGCTTCTCCACAAAAGGAAGTGCATCTCATGAAATGGTTGATAAAGTGGTTGAAGCTACCCGCTTGGCTAAAGAGATGGCTCCCGATCTAAAGATTGATGGCGAATTACAGGCTGATGCTGCAATTGTTGAAGTTGTTGCTTTAAAGAAAGCTCCGGAAAGTGAAATTGCTGGTCAGGCAAATGTATTGGTGTTCCCAACACTTGAAGTAGGAAATATTGCTTACAAATTGGTGCAGCGCTTAGCTGGAGCTGAGGCTGTAGGCCCCATTCTGCAAGGAATTGCAGCTCCTGTAAATGATTTGAGCCGTGGTTGCTCGGTTGATGATATTTATAAAATGGTAGCTGTTGCCGCCAACCAGTCAATCGGCTTAAAGGCTTCTGCAAAATAA